From the Anguilla anguilla isolate fAngAng1 chromosome 6, fAngAng1.pri, whole genome shotgun sequence genome, one window contains:
- the rps12 gene encoding 40S ribosomal protein S12: MAEEGIAAGGVMDVNTALPEVLKTALIHDGLARGIREAAKALDKRQAHLCVLAANCDEPAYVRLVEALCAEHQINLIKVDDNKKLGEWVGLCKIDREGKPRKVVGCSCVVIKDYGKESQAKDVIEEYFKAKK; encoded by the exons ATGGCCGAGGAAGG CATCGCTGCCGGAGGTGTGATGGATGTTAACACCGCTCTCCCGGAAGTGCTGAAAACCGCACTCATCCACGATGGTTTGGCCCGCGGTATCCGCGAAGCAGCGAAGGCTCTGGACAA ACGCCAGGCCCACCTCTGTGTTCTCGCCGCCAACTGTGACGAGCCCGCCTACGTCAGGCTTGTGGAGGCTCTCTGCGCCGAGCATCAAATCAACCTCATCAAG GTTGACGACAACAAGAAGCTCGGCGAGTGGGTGGGCCTCTGCAAGATTGACCGCGAGGGGAAGCCGCGCAAGGTCGTGGGGTGCAGTTGCGTCGTCATCAAG GACTATGGCAAGGAGTCCCAGGCGAAGGATGTCATTGAAGAGTACTTCAAGGCTAAGAAATGA